In Asterias amurensis chromosome 4, ASM3211899v1, one genomic interval encodes:
- the LOC139935983 gene encoding thioredoxin domain-containing protein 9-like yields MEQAVQQQILKAAEIVEDQVDAEIQRLETMDEDELEILRRKRLETMKKDQQLRQDWLAVGHGSYTELPDEKAFFNECKKSDSVVCHFYRDSAFRCKIVDKHLQILAPKHMETRFLKINVEKSPFLAERLKIVVIPTIALISGGQTKDYIVGFDELGGKDDFKTEMLEWRLGCARVIKYNGNLSEPPTAGSSKSKKSLLGPQKKKTIRGGMDDDSDSDLE; encoded by the exons ATGGAGCAAGCCGTGCAGCAACAAATTCTAAAGGCAGCGGAGATTGTCGAAGATCAAGTAGATGCAGAGATTCAGCGTCTTGAAACAATGGACGAAGATGAGTTGGAGATCCTTCGTAGAAAACGTCTTGAAACCATGAAGAAAGATCAACAGCTCCGTCAAGATTGGCTTGCGGTCGGACATGGGTCTTACACCGAGCTACCAGATGAGAAGGCATTCTTTAACGAGTGCAAGAAAAGTGACAGTGTCGTTTGTCATTTCTATCGAGACAGCGCTTTCAGGTGTAAGATTGTGGACAAACATCTGCAAATTTTAGCACCAAAACACATGGAAACACGTTTTCTGAAGATCAACGTTGAGAAGAGCCCATTTCTTGCAGAGAGATTGAAGATTGTTGTGATCCCAACTATTGCTCTGATTAGTGGCGGACAAACCAAGGACTACATTGTTGG TTTTGATGAGCTCGGTGGCAAAGACGATTTCAAGACTGAGATGTTAGAGTGGCGTCTAGGCTGTGCCCGGGTCATCAAATACAACGGCAACTTGTCAGAGCCTCCCACAGCTGGTTCCTCCAAAAGCAAGAAATCGCTCTTAGGACCTCAGAAGAAAAAGACGATACGAGGAGGAATGGATGATGATTCAGACTCTGATCTTGAATGA
- the LOC139936424 gene encoding uncharacterized protein encodes MNMSLSSGLALDRGDELPAESQHLPAQAIYDKSEWLKFNVGGTMLETTRTSLERLKSEFFSLLLDQDAADDIPQMNPSNNIYRIDRDANVLQVLLNYGRYQEIVAVPEHITQAFIQSEIKFYKMHDGVKKAVEEFFEERRLGPNSVRIENVTITEMAMEKGRMHHNVYDVMRTSTICCYTQVPGNGTCYHDVSHLFSYEMPHSKFPALFRATCLQCERKICVADDPIIGLDGWCHKCQLCLRCQDILCNVVPDEFETEENKGKGNLATANDTSQEVRKTASVVFVCETKPPKRVRSPIMTTTEGFLQEGIDHKTGVAIAKAAGLKLPKIRQGQLPPVGGGFPGHAPTLQLSARRHSSFTSTGAVNNMPKSFQEFLSKGPWSFS; translated from the exons ATGAATATGTCATTATCTTCTGGCCTGGCATTGGATCGGGGTGATGAACTTCCAGCCGAGTCACAACATCTCCCTGCACAGGCCATCTACGATAAGTCAGAGTGGCTCAAATTCAACGTCGGTGGCACCATGCTAGAAACAACAAGAACTAGTTTAGAGAGACTGAAGAGCGAGTTTTTCTCTCTTCTGTTAGACCAAGATGCGGCAGACGATATCCCACAAATGAACCCCTCTAACAACATCTACAGGATTGACAGAGACGCTAATGTTCTTCAAGTACTCCTGAATTACGGCCGCTATCAGGAGATTGTCGCAGTCCCTGAACACATAACTCAAGCTTTTATTCAGTCGGAGATTaagttttacaaaatgcatgACGGTGTCAAGAAAGCTGTTGAGGAATTTTTTGAAGAGAGGCGATTGGGTCCGAATTCAGTTAGAATTGAAAACGTTACCATAACTGAGATGGCAATGGAGAAGGGTCGAATGCATCACAATGTGTATGACGTCATGCGAACTAGTACTATATGTTGTTATACCCAAGTACCTGGTAACGGCACATGTTATCATGATGTGAGTCATCTGTTTTCTTATGAGATGCCTCATTCAAAGT tccCTGCCCTTTTCCGAGCTACATGTTTGCAATGTGAACGCAAAATATGCGTAGCGGACGACCCAATTATCGGACTGGACGGCTGGTGTCACAAATGTCAATTATGCCTTAGATGCCAAGATATATTGTGCAATGTAGTACCAGATGAATTTGAAACTGAGGAAAACAAAGGAAAGGGAAATTTGGCCACAGCTAATGACACATCACAAGAAGTAAGAAAGACGGCATCAGTGGTTTTTGTATGCGAGACCAAACCTCCAAAACGGGTTCGAAGTCCTATTATGACGACAACTGAAGGCTTTCTACAGGAAGGAATAGATCATAAGACAGGGGTAGCCATTGCGAAAGCCGCTGGATTGAAATTGCCAAAAATTCGTCAGGGGCAGCTTCCGCCAGTTGGTGGCGGTTTTCCTGGGCATGCCCCCACCTTACAGTTGTCAGCAAGGAGACACTCTTCATTCACAAGCACTGGTGCGGTGAACAATATGCCAAAAAGCTTCCAAGAGTTTTTAAGTAAAGGACCATGGTCATTCTCATAG